AAGCataatatgaaatatttttcatttagcTATGTTCTTCTGACATctttgcaaataaaaattaaataaaattgcgTATTTCGAGGCTCACCTCAATAATTTTAGCGATCTGTTCGAAAATAAACAGTTTTGCGcaatttaatattgtttcatgttaaatatccctgcaaaaatatttttgaaaagctgagaaaatttcctgcaatTTTAACTTTTGACTTTATTGTTCGGACTGCTGAGATGTAGcctcttaaagtttaaattttgtgaaattattgGTTCGTATTTCAATATTCTAAATAAACATTGCAAAATCTAATGAACGTTCGAAAATGTCTACAATAAGTGGTTTTAATCCTTTCAAAAGGTTAATcttgaattaattatttttaatagagAATAACAAAATCACAAtggtttcatttttattaattgaaaatcgaaccaatagtttgcTTTTCcgtcatatttttataaataaaaatcggTTGAACCTGTGActagatattccagtgacattgatttggtacacatgtctacatgcagccaaacacacagacatttgctcagctggtgattctgagtcgatatgtacaaatgaaggtaggtctaggaggtctaattagaaagttcatttttcgagtgattttatagcctttcctcagtaaggtgaggaaggcaaaaacgattttttcgataaaaatccttaaaatacctataacttgaaaacggtgcactatagaaaaagtatcaaaaatccAATTTCCAATATCAGATTTTTTACCGTCCTTAATGTCTTTTTGAGTagcctaaaaaatatcaaaaatatcgaaatttaaaaaaaatacattgtaaaAATGGTAATAAAGTTTCTCATAACGTTACATTATGAATTAcataaaaactaataaattgtCACgttgtcaacatttgaatgaaaaaagtgttttaaaatacatcatacacctgtccagttgttttgcaatcattgatttccaaaatttctaaatactgacgaaaattttatttttgcgagaaaaaaagtttttgcggtgctgtacattgtaattttataaaagttcaaaatatttttaaacgagtccaaacatgttaaatatgattatcaatgcagaaaaaggcatttaagattgttctcagttgattagacttcaatttccattgaaattttggtatttttttgaaaaaatagttttgtcccctgatttttcggaccaattttgaattaaactttgaaaaatatttgcaacggcttaaaATGAGGAAGACAATGTTAAGTTTTGCCAAAAACGGAATGACACTGTTAAACTATTGAGAAAAACATTGCaattttgaaggttgaaaatgTGGTTGAAATTACCTcatttttggttaattttgtttGGGTAAAATTtgggtgaatttttaaaaatttaagaaatcacgttttaaaaaatctcctttCCTTTAACTATCCCAcatctattagctatttcgaaggttatttttgcattttttttccttctctgtctaattcgttctccttagtaccagtaaaATCTCTCCCCATTTTGAACTAATCAGCTATTGAAAGGTAGTCTATATCTCAGCTCAagataacaactgcaccaatgtaattgttaaagcaaccttataaaataaaatgaaatgaaatgaaatgaaaaaaactgttgaaaaatgttgtgacaatttacacagaaaaaatggtaatattcatcagcaAATTGTGAACGATTTTCTgttattatataaaaaaatatttttttttaaccttccaaattatttttgtcGTCTGTGCATATATttgtttgcttgattttttaagcaaaatatcttaaaaataacaaaaacaaccaaCATTCGATTTATTACCTGTGGCCCCTAGAATATAagatttttatatattattttttgaacaattctccaccaaaaacCGCAAAaggaatttatttatattttttgattcggTTCAAACTTCGGGGGGTCCTTGCCTACAaccaaacaagccattttgtgtcattatgtcgagagtactcaaattttcataatatgcaacatgggtatcaaacgaagcgaaatttggtttacTTATTCACATTAATAGaggtttttggaaaatacaaaaaaaaaaatcacaaaataccgtattttcgaaaaactaaaaaaaaaaattgcaatatggatatcaaacgaagcaaaattttgtaagaTATGAAGCTTACACAATTTGAATGTTtcataaatacaaaatttcgcttcatttgatacctatattgcatattctaaaaaaaaatataattttcaaaaaaaataaggtatttgatgaaaattttattattttcaaaaaaaactcgcgtgaaattgaaaaagcatacgaaatttcaattcgttgaTTCCCACATTGCACATTTTGGAAatctgagtatttaaaaaaaatacggtattttgtgattttttttatattttacaaaaatactttaataaagtgaaaaaaaaacatacaaaatatcgaatagtttgatacccatattgccaattatgaaaaattagaatattttcgaaaaatacggtattttgtgaacaattttgagtacacatTAATACTTTGAAATTCacactttcaaaaaatatattcttaatgaaagcattgaaaatttatggttgaattaatcgattttagaaagtttaaaaaatgagaTATCgttcattatcggcgataagattatcgccaatagaattatcggaataacgataacgatagattatcgttatcgtcagacgattatattatcgacgataattttatcgaataACAACCTTGATTCCCACaatttctaatgccaatatcgtaccaactaatggtccaattttcaatgtaaaaaaatgaaacataggtgaaattttgtgaccttttcgaaaaaatattttgaaaactttggaaccaagactaacatttcaaaatggtgaaacatttaatattccaaaatttccaaaatactcTATTACAGCaggtttttgttaaaaattatagagatatatttttcctgttttcatTACATTAGTATCATATCGTATTTAATCTAGTCACTACAACACACATCAGTCCCTCATTCCGCTTTCTTCACCCCACGGAATCCCTTGTCGGCGTAGATCAAGCTGGCGTAATTGTTCAACTGCTTGACGCGCAACTTGCTCCAAATCAGGAAATTTCCCAGCCCCAAAATTTGCGCCGCATTCAACGCGGCCGCTTCCGGATACAGCACCGTGGCACAACCGAGTCCCGAGGGCAGATTCAAACTGGACCACACATCAAGCTGGACGTTGTCGGGCCGGGTCGGAGGACAGTTGATCACCGGGTAGTTGGTATTGCCGGACAGAACCGGACCAAGTCCGTTGGAGCGTCCCGCGACGGTGATGAAGACCAGATTGCTGAGGACACTTTCGTACTCGTTGACGATGTGCAGCGTCGTTTTGGTTCCCTTGTGGGCCGAGGTCACGCGCAGTTCCACGTTCAGCCCGAGATCGCGGCAGTGCTTGGCAATCTTCTCGCAGTGGTCCTTGTCCGAGGGACTTCCCATCAGCACCACAACCAGGTGGTCGTTCGTCGGCGCAATGTTGTCCAACTGCTCGCTCACCCAGAGGAAGTTCCGCTTGACGGTGTCCAGGTCGGAGGCGCTCACCGAGGCCAGATTGCGGTAAACCTGTTTGTCCACCATGAGGCGTTTGTCGCCGGATGGCCACAGGCGCCACGAGTCCGAATCGATGACGTCCGCGACCAGCAGCTGACCGTCGGCGTCCACACCGAACTCGATCTTCATGTCGATCAGGGCGCAGTTGCGCGTTCCCCAGGCCCGCTCCAGGATCTCGAACACCAGGATGGTCGTCTGGCGCATGATGTCCACCTCGTCTTGGCCTGGAAGGGGAAGTAAATTGAGAAATGTATAAAGAATATCTAAGAAATTTCGAACGAATCATTAACAGTCGTGACTCAATAATTACACATGAGCAATTACCAAAACCtgaaatgtattttatttttaatttttgaaattgctgtgatcaaagaagccattttgtgtcattggttcacccatacaaggccccatacaattttggcagctatgggcatgccctacaaggagaaccatactaaaacttgatccgagaactttttgaaaaacgtacccaccctaataaacaacttccatttttaattataaaacaaTGACGATCTCGTCTTCAACTTTCtgaagatttcttgacttcaactccaggaACCAAAAGCCaccgattttttattattgcaaaaaaaacaatttttaatgatcgataacaatactctcttctttttgcgaacagtaaattggttccactttgacagttcaaaattgaggccgttttgcgaaccactattcagcacccagaaaaaatagtaaacggaaaaacaaa
This is a stretch of genomic DNA from Culex pipiens pallens isolate TS chromosome 1, TS_CPP_V2, whole genome shotgun sequence. It encodes these proteins:
- the LOC120413362 gene encoding bifunctional phosphoribosylaminoimidazole carboxylase/phosphoribosylaminoimidazole succinocarboxamide synthetase; the encoded protein is MAATITEVGGIKLGKLLIEGKTKQVYDVPSLPGHSILLNKDRITAHNGVRSHDLEGKAQISNQTNAKVFTLLNRAGLKTAFVKVVDANAFLARKCDMVPIEWVTRRLATGSYLKRNPGVKEGFRFAPPKQETFYKDDANDDPQWSEEQIVSAGFKVNGVTIGQDEVDIMRQTTILVFEILERAWGTRNCALIDMKIEFGVDADGQLLVADVIDSDSWRLWPSGDKRLMVDKQVYRNLASVSASDLDTVKRNFLWVSEQLDNIAPTNDHLVVVLMGSPSDKDHCEKIAKHCRDLGLNVELRVTSAHKGTKTTLHIVNEYESVLSNLVFITVAGRSNGLGPVLSGNTNYPVINCPPTRPDNVQLDVWSSLNLPSGLGCATVLYPEAAALNAAQILGLGNFLIWSKLRVKQLNNYASLIYADKGFRGVKKAE